A single Thermoanaerobacterium sp. RBIITD DNA region contains:
- the nusB gene encoding transcription antitermination factor NusB gives MNRTQAREWVVKMIYQFDVSKLDPENILNKFYEENNPGDEKDYIVKTFYGIIENLDDIDNNIKKYLKNWEIGRIAKIDLAILRCSFYEILYRCDIPHSVSINEAVEMAKKYSTEKSPSFINGILGSFVKEISK, from the coding sequence ATGAACAGAACTCAAGCGAGAGAATGGGTAGTAAAAATGATATACCAGTTCGATGTATCAAAATTAGATCCTGAAAATATACTGAATAAATTTTATGAGGAAAATAATCCTGGAGATGAAAAAGATTATATAGTAAAAACTTTTTATGGTATTATTGAAAATCTAGATGACATTGACAATAACATAAAAAAATATTTAAAAAATTGGGAGATAGGAAGGATTGCAAAAATAGATTTAGCTATACTTAGGTGTAGTTTTTATGAAATCTTATATAGATGCGATATTCCCCATAGCGTTTCTATAAATGAAGCGGTTGAAATGGCTAAAAAATATAGTACGGAAAAATCTCCTTCTTTTATCAATGGTATTTTAGGCAGCTTTGTAAAGGAAATTAGTAAGTGA
- the efp gene encoding elongation factor P, giving the protein MVSAGEFRKGMTIDIDGQVFTVVDFQHVKPGKGAAFVRTRLKNVITGAVVERTFNPTEKVEEAVIERKDMQYLYNDGNLYYFMDTETFEQIPLNYEKVEDAMKFLKENMTATIKFYKGEAFSVEPPTFVELEVVETEPGFKGDTATGGSKPAKVETGAIIQVPLFVNQGDIIKIDTRTSEYLERV; this is encoded by the coding sequence TTGGTATCAGCAGGAGAATTCAGAAAAGGAATGACAATCGACATTGATGGTCAGGTATTTACAGTAGTAGACTTTCAACACGTAAAACCGGGGAAAGGTGCAGCTTTTGTAAGAACAAGGTTAAAAAATGTAATTACAGGAGCAGTTGTTGAAAGAACTTTTAACCCTACTGAAAAAGTTGAAGAAGCAGTTATAGAAAGAAAGGATATGCAGTATCTATATAATGACGGCAATTTATATTATTTTATGGATACTGAAACATTCGAGCAGATTCCTTTAAACTACGAAAAAGTTGAAGACGCAATGAAGTTCTTAAAAGAAAACATGACGGCAACAATAAAGTTTTATAAGGGTGAAGCTTTTTCAGTTGAGCCACCAACATTTGTTGAACTTGAAGTAGTTGAAACTGAGCCTGGTTTTAAAGGTGATACAGCAACAGGTGGCTCAAAGCCGGCAAAAGTTGAAACAGGTGCAATAATTCAAGTGCCATTGTTTGTAAATCAAGGTGACATTATAAAAATTGATACAAGGACTTCAGAATACTTGGAAAGAGTATAG
- a CDS encoding aminopeptidase P family protein: protein MYSRLNASKNLLNEKGLDGFIIFKPVNVTYVTGFTGDDSVAIISKKDSYFITDSRYTEQALHEVKDFNIIEHKTGIMDAIKEYVDMLHIKKLGFEEDYLTYGQYSELKDKLNVELIPEKSFIEGLREIKDETEIENIKKAQYITENTFEYFLKFIKVGMKERDIALEMEYHMKKLGAEDKSFDFIVASGKRSSMPHGKASDKIIENGDFVTFDYGCKVNGYCSDMTRTVVVGKANDRQKEIYNTVLEAQMNAINNLKAGMIENEGDNLARRVIDEKGYGNYFGHSLGHGVGLEIHERPVLSPRGNNVLKAGMIVTIEPGIYIPDFGGVRIEDMVLLKEDGVIDLTNSPKVLIEV from the coding sequence TTGTATAGTAGATTAAATGCTTCTAAAAATTTATTGAATGAAAAGGGCTTAGATGGTTTTATTATCTTTAAACCTGTTAATGTTACATATGTGACAGGCTTTACTGGCGATGATAGTGTAGCCATAATAAGCAAAAAAGATTCTTATTTTATAACAGATTCAAGATATACTGAACAGGCATTACATGAAGTGAAGGATTTTAATATTATAGAACATAAAACCGGGATTATGGACGCAATTAAAGAGTATGTAGATATGCTACATATTAAAAAACTAGGTTTTGAGGAAGATTATCTTACATATGGACAATATAGCGAATTAAAGGACAAATTAAATGTAGAGCTTATACCGGAAAAAAGCTTTATAGAGGGATTAAGAGAAATAAAAGATGAAACCGAAATAGAAAATATAAAAAAAGCGCAATATATAACAGAAAATACATTTGAATATTTCCTTAAGTTTATAAAAGTTGGAATGAAAGAAAGAGATATCGCTTTAGAAATGGAATACCACATGAAAAAGCTTGGTGCTGAAGATAAATCATTTGATTTTATAGTTGCATCAGGAAAGAGATCATCAATGCCACATGGAAAAGCTTCTGATAAGATTATAGAAAATGGAGATTTTGTGACATTTGATTATGGATGCAAAGTAAATGGTTATTGTTCAGACATGACAAGGACAGTTGTTGTAGGAAAGGCAAATGACAGACAAAAAGAAATTTACAATACAGTTTTAGAAGCGCAGATGAATGCAATCAACAATCTAAAAGCAGGAATGATAGAAAATGAAGGAGATAATCTAGCAAGAAGGGTAATTGATGAAAAAGGGTATGGAAATTATTTTGGACATTCATTAGGACATGGTGTTGGTCTTGAAATACATGAAAGACCCGTATTGAGCCCAAGAGGAAATAATGTATTAAAAGCAGGCATGATTGTGACAATCGAACCTGGAATATATATTCCCGATTTTGGTGGCGTTAGAATAGAAGATATGGTATTATTAAAAGAGGATGGCGTTATTGATTTAACAAATTCGCCCAAAGTATTAATAGAAGTATAA
- the spoIIIAF gene encoding stage III sporulation protein AF, with protein MEMIKNWILQIAYISILAVIFEFMVPSSSIKKYVKVVIGLIIMMTIINPILTFLKGGIDINSAVLKNEYGYNDIDINSVSKQAEVERNKLIVDEYKRRLNEQIKERILTKVDAANVQVDAKIDNDINDKYFGKIESLDIKISNVTNEKPNTKGNVDKVVININQSNDKKNNIDDIKNDISTFYNVPLKNITIEEK; from the coding sequence ATGGAGATGATAAAAAATTGGATATTACAAATAGCATATATATCAATTTTAGCGGTAATATTTGAATTTATGGTTCCATCTTCAAGTATAAAAAAATATGTTAAAGTCGTCATAGGTTTAATTATTATGATGACTATAATTAACCCTATATTAACTTTCTTAAAGGGTGGAATTGATATAAACAGTGCCGTTTTAAAAAATGAATATGGCTATAACGATATTGATATTAATTCCGTATCAAAGCAAGCTGAAGTAGAGAGAAATAAACTCATAGTTGATGAGTACAAAAGAAGATTGAATGAACAAATCAAAGAAAGAATACTGACAAAAGTTGATGCTGCCAATGTTCAAGTTGATGCTAAAATAGATAATGATATCAATGATAAATATTTTGGTAAAATAGAAAGTCTTGATATAAAAATATCTAATGTAACTAATGAAAAACCAAATACTAAGGGAAATGTCGACAAGGTTGTAATAAATATAAATCAATCAAATGATAAAAAAAATAATATTGATGATATTAAAAATGATATAAGTACATTCTATAATGTACCGTTAAAGAATATAACTATAGAAGAAAAATAA
- the spoIIIAB gene encoding stage III sporulation protein SpoIIIAB, with translation MIKIIGMTMVLASSTLIGYILSLKYSLRWRTLRSLISSLNILMTEITYGKITLSEAFMKVSKISNLSVKQLFISTSEILNSNKGYTAGEAWEIAIKKMKDINLNEEDIEILKSFGNGLGNSDIYNQENNYKLTVELLKKQLIDAEESSKKNEKMYKNLGLLVGIAIIIIFI, from the coding sequence ATGATAAAAATAATTGGTATGACAATGGTTTTAGCTTCATCGACATTAATTGGATACATTCTCTCATTAAAATATTCTTTAAGATGGCGCACATTAAGATCATTAATTTCAAGTTTAAACATTTTAATGACAGAGATTACATACGGCAAGATTACTTTATCAGAAGCCTTTATGAAAGTATCAAAAATTTCTAATTTGAGTGTTAAACAATTATTTATATCAACTTCTGAAATATTAAACTCTAACAAAGGATATACGGCTGGCGAAGCATGGGAAATAGCGATTAAAAAGATGAAAGATATAAATTTAAATGAGGAAGATATTGAGATATTAAAATCTTTTGGTAACGGACTTGGAAATTCAGACATTTACAATCAGGAAAATAATTATAAATTAACGGTAGAATTGCTTAAAAAACAACTTATTGATGCAGAAGAATCGAGCAAAAAAAATGAAAAAATGTATAAAAACCTTGGGCTTTTAGTGGGAATCGCGATAATCATCATATTTATATAA
- a CDS encoding bifunctional 5,10-methylenetetrahydrofolate dehydrogenase/5,10-methenyltetrahydrofolate cyclohydrolase — protein sequence MVIDGKSIAKEIRDKIKSEIMQNNYKPHLAIVMAGNDEASKIYANTKVKACKSVGIDANVFYFDEDEEKKYIAKLEELNNDTNVHGIMVEMPLPLSFNKQRTYDIIDPYKDVDCISTYNMGRLFAGNPLYIPCTPNAILYILKNLNIDFTGKHAVVVGRSDILGKPVAKLMLDLNMTVTQCHSKTIDLEKYTRQADVLILAVGKRNLVNGDMIKDGVILVDAGITEYDGKIFGDCDFDSVERHCHYITPVPGGVGPVTTSMVLLNTLEAYKNAIKNTYRERS from the coding sequence ATGGTTATTGATGGTAAAAGTATAGCAAAGGAAATTAGAGATAAGATAAAATCTGAAATAATGCAAAATAATTATAAGCCGCACCTTGCAATAGTTATGGCAGGCAATGATGAAGCTTCAAAGATATATGCAAACACAAAAGTAAAGGCATGTAAAAGTGTTGGAATTGATGCAAATGTTTTTTATTTTGATGAAGATGAAGAGAAAAAATATATAGCAAAATTAGAGGAATTAAACAATGATACCAATGTACATGGTATAATGGTTGAGATGCCACTACCACTTTCTTTTAATAAGCAAAGAACGTATGACATTATAGACCCATATAAAGATGTTGATTGTATATCGACGTATAATATGGGGAGGTTATTTGCAGGTAATCCACTTTATATACCTTGCACACCAAATGCAATTTTGTACATATTAAAAAATTTAAATATAGATTTCACAGGGAAACATGCTGTTGTTGTTGGTAGAAGCGATATTTTAGGCAAACCAGTAGCAAAGTTAATGCTGGATCTTAACATGACAGTTACTCAATGTCATTCAAAAACAATAGATTTAGAAAAATATACAAGACAGGCAGATGTCCTTATATTAGCAGTAGGCAAAAGAAATCTTGTTAATGGTGATATGATAAAAGATGGAGTTATTTTAGTTGATGCTGGAATTACTGAATACGACGGCAAAATTTTCGGTGATTGTGATTTTGATAGTGTTGAAAGGCACTGCCATTATATAACACCCGTTCCAGGTGGTGTGGGTCCGGTTACAACGTCAATGGTACTATTAAATACGCTGGAGGCATACAAAAATGCTATTAAAAACACTTACCGTGAGAGAAGTTAA
- the spoIIIAD gene encoding stage III sporulation protein AD, with protein sequence MEIIQIVVIGIICVLILTILRETNPDIAIIISLIAGIIIFFIVIPKISNIISVLNTLADKSGINNVYVVTVFKIIGIAYIAEFGSQLSIDANEKNIASKIELAGKIIIVFLSLPIIIALVDAIVSIMP encoded by the coding sequence ATGGAGATTATACAAATAGTAGTTATAGGTATAATTTGCGTGCTTATTTTAACGATACTAAGGGAGACAAATCCTGATATTGCCATAATAATAAGTCTAATAGCTGGAATAATCATATTCTTCATTGTAATTCCCAAGATAAGCAATATTATTTCAGTCTTAAATACGCTTGCGGATAAAAGCGGTATCAACAATGTTTATGTCGTCACAGTTTTTAAAATTATTGGTATTGCATATATTGCAGAATTTGGATCACAGCTTTCTATAGATGCGAATGAAAAGAATATAGCCTCAAAAATAGAGTTAGCAGGAAAGATTATAATTGTATTTCTATCATTACCGATAATAATAGCTCTTGTTGATGCAATAGTCTCCATAATGCCGTGA
- a CDS encoding Asp23/Gls24 family envelope stress response protein: protein MEENISQELEFGTIKISDDVVAVIAGLAATEVPGVAGMSGGVVNGITEMLGRKNLSKGVKVQVGEKEAAVDLYIIVDYGVRISEVAWNVQESVKKAIETMTGLKAVEVNIHVQGVNMEKEQKAKVTPKENK, encoded by the coding sequence ATGGAAGAAAATATAAGTCAGGAATTAGAGTTTGGCACAATTAAAATTTCTGATGATGTTGTTGCTGTAATAGCGGGTTTAGCTGCTACTGAGGTTCCTGGTGTTGCGGGAATGAGCGGCGGTGTTGTCAATGGAATTACAGAAATGCTTGGCCGAAAGAATCTCTCAAAAGGTGTTAAAGTCCAGGTTGGAGAAAAAGAAGCAGCTGTTGATTTATATATTATTGTTGATTATGGTGTAAGAATTTCTGAAGTTGCCTGGAATGTTCAAGAAAGTGTGAAAAAAGCGATTGAGACAATGACAGGGCTTAAAGCAGTTGAAGTGAACATTCATGTGCAAGGAGTAAATATGGAGAAGGAGCAAAAAGCAAAAGTAACACCAAAAGAGAATAAATAG
- a CDS encoding CD1247 N-terminal domain-containing protein: protein MEYLNERVSYLRGLVDGLEIDETTKEGKVLLAIIDALEDFADAINDIEESQSELDDYVGAIDEDLSDVEDEVYDDEYDDDEYVEVECPHCHMLMSVEEDLLDDGDTELVCPHCNETVNINDVIVCEDDNDDKE from the coding sequence ATGGAGTATTTAAATGAAAGAGTTTCATATCTAAGAGGCCTCGTAGATGGTCTTGAGATTGATGAAACTACAAAGGAAGGCAAAGTTTTGCTTGCTATTATCGATGCACTTGAAGATTTTGCAGATGCAATAAATGACATAGAAGAATCTCAATCAGAGCTCGATGATTATGTAGGTGCAATTGATGAAGATTTGTCGGACGTTGAAGATGAAGTTTATGACGATGAATATGATGACGATGAATATGTTGAGGTAGAATGTCCTCATTGCCATATGTTAATGAGCGTTGAAGAGGACCTTCTTGACGACGGTGACACAGAGCTTGTATGTCCTCATTGTAATGAAACAGTTAATATAAATGATGTTATTGTTTGTGAAGATGATAATGACGATAAGGAATAA
- the aroQ gene encoding type II 3-dehydroquinate dehydratase produces MKRVLIIHGPNLNLTGSRETNIYGNVSFEEINNIIKREASKLDLAVKIQQSNSEGEIIDFIHSAKNNFDAIIINPGAYSHYSYAIMDAIGAIDIPVIEVHLSNIQKREDFRHTSVTATRCLGQISGFGPYSYVLALNAVKLLEDSLEE; encoded by the coding sequence ATGAAAAGAGTACTTATTATACACGGTCCAAATTTGAATTTGACCGGAAGCAGAGAGACAAATATTTATGGTAATGTAAGTTTTGAAGAGATTAATAATATAATAAAGAGGGAAGCATCGAAACTTGATTTAGCCGTAAAAATTCAGCAATCAAACAGCGAAGGAGAGATTATAGATTTTATCCACTCTGCAAAGAATAATTTTGATGCGATTATAATAAATCCAGGTGCATATTCACATTATAGCTATGCTATAATGGATGCAATTGGTGCCATAGATATACCTGTTATAGAAGTTCATCTATCAAATATTCAAAAGCGTGAAGATTTCAGGCATACATCTGTGACAGCGACAAGATGCTTAGGGCAAATTTCCGGTTTTGGACCATATAGTTATGTACTTGCTTTAAACGCTGTAAAATTATTAGAAGACTCGTTGGAGGAGTGA
- the spoIIIAE gene encoding stage III sporulation protein AE has product MRKSILVLLAIIVIIMIPIKPVYADDKSDIYTQIQGVDTSEVDSLIKGINDKYGNIMPLTDVKTYIMNVLKGKETFNAKDIFNNILKILFKELMTSSGLLMQLILLAILSAVLTNLESSFEREGISQIAHLAVYAVLIIVAIKSFMGVLNIGRDAINSMVDFMQAILPVLITMLVSVGAYVSASFFQPAIIMAVEFTAQVIRDFIFPAILFMTVIKIVSRISDKFSLNKLSDFTKTVCTASISILLSIFIGIITIQGITSSIADGVISRTTKYAVGTFLPIVGSILSDSIDAIMGASFLIKGAISTFGLIAIILISIMPIIKILTLMIIYKLSAAVIEPIADKRIVDFISDIATSIAYIFAALVSVTIMMFLSITAVINAASVSVMMR; this is encoded by the coding sequence ATGAGAAAAAGTATATTAGTATTATTGGCCATAATCGTTATAATCATGATACCTATAAAGCCTGTATATGCTGATGATAAGTCAGATATTTATACACAGATACAAGGTGTTGATACTAGCGAAGTTGACTCTTTAATAAAGGGAATTAATGATAAATATGGTAATATAATGCCTCTCACTGATGTCAAGACGTACATAATGAATGTGTTAAAAGGTAAAGAGACATTTAATGCTAAAGATATATTTAATAACATATTGAAAATCTTATTTAAGGAGTTAATGACATCATCAGGTTTATTGATGCAGCTTATATTATTGGCAATATTAAGCGCTGTTTTGACTAATTTAGAAAGTTCCTTTGAAAGAGAGGGTATAAGTCAGATTGCACATTTAGCAGTTTACGCAGTTTTAATCATAGTTGCAATAAAAAGCTTTATGGGAGTACTTAATATTGGCAGAGATGCGATAAATAGTATGGTTGATTTTATGCAGGCAATACTGCCGGTTTTAATAACAATGTTAGTATCAGTAGGAGCTTATGTTTCAGCTTCATTTTTTCAACCAGCTATTATAATGGCTGTGGAATTTACAGCACAGGTAATTAGAGATTTTATATTTCCAGCTATTCTTTTTATGACTGTTATTAAAATAGTAAGTCGTATTTCTGATAAGTTTAGCTTAAATAAGCTAAGTGATTTTACTAAAACGGTATGTACAGCATCAATATCAATCCTTTTAAGCATATTTATCGGTATTATTACTATTCAAGGTATAACATCCTCAATTGCAGATGGTGTCATATCAAGAACTACGAAATATGCAGTAGGCACTTTTTTACCTATTGTGGGTAGTATTTTATCTGACAGTATAGATGCAATAATGGGGGCTTCTTTCTTAATTAAGGGTGCTATAAGTACATTCGGTTTAATTGCAATAATTTTAATATCAATTATGCCTATTATTAAGATATTAACACTTATGATTATATATAAGCTTTCTGCGGCGGTTATCGAACCAATAGCGGATAAGAGGATAGTTGATTTTATATCAGATATTGCAACATCTATAGCATATATTTTTGCGGCATTAGTTTCAGTTACAATTATGATGTTTTTATCGATAACAGCGGTAATAAATGCGGCCAGTGTAAGTGTTATGATGAGATAA
- the spoIIIAG gene encoding stage III sporulation protein AG, with protein MDFNKLKEKLLKTDSKTIQDLAVILIIGLILLIGASIFIKPKPTNKNSDKQMVVKQMTEEDYANGLEIELKNILSKIHGVGNVDVLVTLDSNDEVVAAMDIVQSQTTTNEKDNNGGMRTTVQTESNNKIVTSQNTGGQNQPIVLKKVMPEVRGVVIVADGAKDPNVAYELMTSVQTALGIPAYKVKVVSSK; from the coding sequence GTGGATTTCAATAAACTAAAGGAAAAATTATTAAAAACCGATAGTAAAACTATACAAGATTTAGCAGTAATATTAATAATTGGATTAATCCTTTTGATTGGGGCCAGTATTTTTATTAAGCCCAAACCTACAAATAAAAACTCGGATAAGCAGATGGTCGTAAAGCAAATGACCGAAGAGGATTATGCTAATGGACTTGAGATAGAACTGAAAAACATTCTATCCAAGATTCACGGAGTAGGCAATGTAGATGTTTTGGTGACATTGGATTCCAATGATGAGGTAGTTGCGGCAATGGATATAGTACAATCTCAGACAACAACAAATGAAAAAGACAATAATGGTGGTATGAGGACGACTGTACAAACAGAGTCAAATAATAAAATTGTTACATCCCAAAATACAGGCGGTCAAAACCAGCCAATAGTTTTAAAAAAGGTAATGCCGGAAGTTAGAGGCGTAGTTATTGTTGCTGATGGTGCAAAAGATCCCAATGTAGCATATGAATTAATGACATCTGTTCAGACGGCCTTAGGTATACCGGCATATAAAGTAAAAGTTGTTTCATCAAAATAA
- the spoIIIAA gene encoding stage III sporulation protein AA: MINESKNYNELLNSLPFNVRNIIIKIPKNIKAKMEEIRLRINKPLMIHIDNQERFISSEGRIVDLADFAYRVTNDDCEKALQLISKSSIYAFEDEIKNGYITLKGGYRVGICGKCVLENGMIKTIINVSGFNYRIMRECIGVSDEIMRYILKQSDTIYNTLIISPPQCGKTTLLRDIARNISNGMKTLDFKGDNISIIDERSEIAACYKGDPQNDVGYRTDILDSCPKHLGILMMIRSMSPRVIITDEIGKIEDITAIHEAVNAGVNIITTVHGNDISDIIRKEYLNELISGKEFERYIILSKRKGAGTIESILDRDLKTIFKGPYRKDVD, translated from the coding sequence ATGATAAACGAAAGTAAAAATTATAATGAACTACTTAACTCTTTGCCATTTAATGTAAGAAATATAATTATAAAGATACCCAAAAATATAAAGGCAAAAATGGAGGAGATAAGACTGAGAATTAATAAACCCTTAATGATTCATATAGATAACCAAGAACGATTTATATCAAGTGAAGGTAGAATAGTAGATTTAGCTGATTTTGCTTACAGAGTTACGAATGATGATTGTGAAAAAGCATTGCAGTTAATCTCTAAGTCTTCTATCTATGCTTTTGAAGATGAGATTAAAAATGGATATATAACATTAAAAGGTGGATATAGAGTTGGAATATGTGGAAAGTGTGTTCTCGAGAATGGAATGATAAAGACTATTATAAATGTATCTGGATTTAATTACAGAATAATGAGAGAATGTATCGGTGTCTCTGATGAAATCATGCGTTATATTTTAAAACAATCAGATACTATATATAACACATTGATAATTTCTCCCCCTCAATGTGGGAAAACTACTTTATTAAGGGATATAGCGAGAAATATAAGCAATGGAATGAAGACACTTGACTTTAAAGGCGATAATATCTCGATAATAGACGAAAGGTCTGAAATTGCAGCATGTTACAAAGGTGATCCACAAAATGATGTTGGATACCGTACTGATATACTTGATTCATGTCCAAAGCATTTAGGAATATTGATGATGATAAGATCAATGTCACCACGTGTTATAATCACAGATGAAATAGGCAAAATCGAAGATATTACAGCAATACATGAAGCAGTAAATGCAGGTGTTAATATCATTACAACTGTGCACGGAAATGACATAAGTGACATTATAAGAAAAGAATATCTTAATGAACTTATAAGTGGAAAGGAATTTGAAAGATATATTATTTTAAGCAAAAGAAAAGGCGCTGGAACTATTGAATCTATCCTTGATAGAGATCTCAAAACTATTTTCAAAGGTCCTTATAGAAAGGATGTAGATTAA
- the spoIIIAC gene encoding stage III sporulation protein AC — translation MSIDIIFKIAAIGILVTVLNQILIRSGREEQAMMVTLAGVVVVLMMVITMINNLFTAVKTIFQLY, via the coding sequence TTGAGCATTGATATAATTTTTAAGATAGCCGCAATTGGAATTCTTGTAACAGTACTTAATCAAATCTTAATTAGATCTGGTAGGGAAGAGCAGGCAATGATGGTGACATTAGCAGGTGTTGTCGTAGTATTAATGATGGTGATAACAATGATAAATAACTTATTTACTGCAGTTAAAACTATATTTCAATTGTATTAG
- a CDS encoding SpoIIIAH-like family protein produces the protein MMYLKKKSIAIVSLVLLIAIAFVINYSYQNGINKNASGKTEDLNTQLTDKNQTLNTTSSKDASKAATAVASGLFSSYRQDRDVNRSRSLEALQEIVNNKNTSQTTRDEAQKQIIKLTETNQKELILENLIKAKGFQDAVVLIDNNTANVIVQADKLSEQEVAKIQDVVLQQTGFSLDNIKIMNRMN, from the coding sequence ATGATGTATTTAAAGAAAAAATCAATAGCAATAGTTTCTCTTGTTTTGCTTATTGCGATAGCTTTCGTAATAAATTACAGCTATCAAAATGGAATTAATAAAAATGCATCTGGAAAGACGGAGGACTTAAATACACAACTTACTGATAAAAATCAGACACTCAATACAACATCATCCAAAGATGCGTCGAAAGCAGCTACTGCAGTAGCTTCGGGTTTATTTTCTTCCTATAGGCAAGATAGGGATGTAAATAGAAGTCGCAGTCTTGAAGCATTGCAAGAAATTGTCAATAATAAAAATACGAGCCAGACAACAAGAGATGAAGCCCAAAAGCAGATTATAAAATTGACAGAGACAAATCAAAAAGAATTAATACTTGAAAATTTGATAAAAGCAAAAGGATTTCAAGATGCAGTTGTTTTAATAGACAACAATACTGCAAATGTAATTGTTCAGGCAGATAAATTGTCTGAACAGGAAGTGGCAAAAATACAAGATGTAGTATTACAACAGACTGGATTCTCCCTTGATAATATAAAAATCATGAATAGAATGAATTAG